Proteins from a genomic interval of Ptychodera flava strain L36383 chromosome 7, AS_Pfla_20210202, whole genome shotgun sequence:
- the LOC139137782 gene encoding uncharacterized protein, translating to MNNFNFLKDKMKGMIRIIIKLEDRIDEHLQVAKGSAEFPMMRDIAWHIDVLHSRVKAATTALSGCYIEALPCNEDCQGNEKVIASRPRVDDKTGVKMVEEKRRGGMEPSGTDSYPCAVHTIGHMDDFNVLTEKMMGMHKSLTKTKIIVSEYRRVMKVFHVQKLF from the exons ATGAACAACTTCAACTTTCTTAAGGATAAAATGAAGGGAATGATTAGGATCATCATCAAGCTGGAAGACAGAATTGATGAACATCTACAAGTGGCAAAG GGCTCTGCTGAATTCCCAATGATGCGTGATATAGCATGGCACATTGACGTTCTGCATTCCCGCGTGAAGGCTGCAACCACTGCTTTGTCTGGTTGTTACATTGAGGCATTGCCCTGTAATGAAGATTGCCAAGGAAACGAGAAGGTCATTGCCAGCCGACCCCGAGTGGATGATAAGACCGGGGTGAAGATGGTCGAAGAAAAAAGAAGAGGAGGGATGGAACCTAGCGGCACTGATAGTTATCCGT GTGCTGTTCACACCATAGGACATATGGATGACTTCAATGTTCTTACGGAGAAAATGATGGGGATGCATAAAAGTCTTACCAAGACGAAAATCATTGTCAGTGAATACAGACGAGTGATGAAGGTATTtcatgtacaaaaattattttag